A window of Daphnia pulicaria isolate SC F1-1A chromosome 4, SC_F0-13Bv2, whole genome shotgun sequence genomic DNA:
TCttaaactagaaagaaaacccTATCAAATAGCTATTTGGGttttatgaaaatatttatagaagtataaaaaattgaaaactaaacgtaaaatttttttttccgattcccatttttttgtttttcccaaaaaaCTCGCAAAATGAATCagaaattcaggaaaaaaagtttagaggataaaaaaaaacatcatttacAATACGCTGCATTTATTTcagaatttcaaaatgttgaaaCTAGGCAACCCAATGGAAATCTGCTGTTGCTGAAACCCAGGAAAACGGAAGATGCTGTTTAGTATCATCCTCCTCTTGTCTTCTTGTTCACATGTCTTctgacatttttcttcttctctttcccaGCTCTCACAAGAGCTGTTATCATGTTCTATTCCAGTATTCTATCCTTACTCtaatttctaatttctaaTTCACATTGCTGATATTGAAGAGTACCTGAATCCCCTCTGTTTGCACTGCTAAGTGCCTGTTTCCCCTCACACTGTTTAGTCTCATGGTAAAGCCTATGCAAATGAAAGTTGTGCCATTGTGTGTTAAATAAAGTAACACACCTGCACCATATTGtttctaattatttattctcaacaggttatgggcccagttgACGTTCATATTAGTGAAATACAATATGGCTACAAGTCCTCTCAAAGATGTGGGACACCTCACCAAGTTTGATGGCACAAACTTTACTCGTTGGCAACAAGGATTGATGCTCATTCTGGAACAACATGAGCTGCTGCCAATAATTAACGGCACAGAAGTCAAACCAAGTGAGGTAAACATTATCATAATAAGTAAAGATGGTTTTACTCGTAAAAGCTTTCTTTCAGTTTCCAAACGTTAAAACATTAAGTGCAATCACATCCCATATCCTCTATCAGAAAATAGTTTTATTGCTTTCAGCCCCATAACAAGACTCAAGTctattaaatttctaaatctttttttcgtttattgaGTTGGGGCCCTATTAGAATTCACTTTTTGTTCCAAACCAAGCCCACCTTGTGGCCCAATCAAgaccaagttttttttgccgATCTTGAGGCCCAATTGCTTAAAATAGAGCCCACTTGTACTCACAATTAAAAGCACACATCTACTGAGAATAACCACCGTGTGGTTTTTCTCTCCCACTCTAGATAATCACAGACTACACTGTCAAAAACGCCAAAGCCATATCTAATTGGTGCCGTAAGGCCTGTACTGTTCGCAATTACATCTATGCGACCATCACTGATGAATTACGTGACACGCTGTGCACATCCACCACTGCAGCAGACATGTACCAGCGTGTGAGAAACCAACACGCCCGCTCAGCCTCAGATAACAAGCTCATATTGCTACGACAATTCACTGAGTATCGCTTTAAAACTGGTAACATAACTTAATAACTATTATCCTGTGGTATATACTACAACAACATATCTCTCTTAGGGCACAATGTCACTATGCATGTGACTGTATTAGAGTTTTTATGGCTTCGACTTCTTGACATAGGCGAACAGATCCCTGAGAGTCAAGTCATATCTAAAATACTTTCCACTCTGCCCTCGAGCTTTCGTCCCTTCTATACAACGTGGAACAACTCTCCTGACACAGGAAAGACCGTTAAACTACTGCTCTCTAAACTTTAGGAGGAAGAAGCCATTGCAGAACTCGATCAAAATGCAAACAATGTCGCAACGCGTGATGGGGCTTTTGCCAGCAGTAACTCTGGCGCACATCAAAACTCCGAACGGGCCTTCAATTCTAATCGCTACAATAGACCAGCACCCTACCATGTACCACGTGGAACTCAACAAGGTAGAAGAGGTGGCTACCAAGGTGGCAGAGGAAACGCACGTGGATTTCGAGGACATTTTCGTGGCTCAAGAGGAGGAGGTCACCAGAACAATAATCTCTGTAGCTACTGTGGACTCGGTCCCCACAAAGTTGAAAATTGTAGAAACAGAATCAATGATGGAGCTACCATACCAACAAATGGAAGCGCTAATCTGTCACAGGTACTACACTTAAGCTCATAATACTCTGAACAAACTATAACTAACTCAACCATAGGTACAGCAAAACCTCAACCAAGAACAAAGAGACGATCACACCGATTACACGTATGCGTCATCCACCTACGGAGTAGATTTTGAAACCTATGGCTTCGTAGCCGACTCTGGAGCATCACAGCACATGACGGATAAGCGGTCCATCCTAATCAACTTCAAACCGTATGAAGAAGGTGCCCACACCGTCGTCGGGATTGGAAACACTCGACTCGCAGTTAAAGGAAAAGGAGACGTTGAAGTCGTCAATACTGCAGGTGTCTCCCTTCTTCTTACGGACTGCCTCCTGGTCCCCGGCCTGGGAATGAACCTATTCTCAATCAGTACAGCCACAACCAAAGGTATTGAAGCCGTCTTTATCCACGACACCGTACACTTCTACCGAAACGGCAATCTGGAAATGGAAGGACAACGTGCGAGTGAGAAATTGTACTATCTCAACGTTGTAGTGAAAATCAACAGGAGACTTCACACGCTGCTGTCAGTCGCTCTCATCCCATCTCAATCTGGCATCAAAGACTCGGTCACACCAACCATAGGACGATCCTTAACATGGTAAACCAAAATGCTGTTGATGGCCTAAAACTGGATCGAGAACGCAACACTCAAAAGCTCTGCACCGACTGTATCAAAGGAAAAGTGCATGTACAGCCTTTTCCGACCGGAAGAATTCGAGGAGAAAGTATTGGTGCCCTAATCCACTCTGACGTAAATGGtccaatggaaaaaatgtcGCCGGGTCGATCTCGCTTCTTTGTAATATTCAAAGATGACTTTAGTAACTGGTGTGAAGTTCAATTTATGCAGACCAAATCCCAAGTTCCGGAtcttttccgaaattttgttGCCAGCTTAAAAACACAACACAACGCAACCGTCCGTATATTGAGATCCGACAATGGAGGTGAATATATAGGACGTGAATTTCAAGAATGGCTCTCCAAAATGGGAATCCGGCACGAAACTAGTGCACCCTACACACCACAGCAGGtatataaacaattttttttccataccaacaaaaaaaaactcttattTCCTTTTATGTAGAACGGTGTCTCTGAACGAGCCAATTGAACTATAGTTGAAGCCGCTCGTAGCATGTTTTTAGCTCGCAATGTTTCAAAGGAACTTTGGGCTGAAGCCATTGGGTATGCAGTGTACATCCAAAACCGCACGCTCTCAAGCACCGGAAAAGTCACACCCTATGAAGCTCTTCATGGTCGAAAACCCAACATCTCAAACCTTCGCATCTTCGGATCACCTGCGTTCGTCCACGTGCCTGATGCTCGTCGCCAGAAGCTGGACCCAAAAGCGATCGAAGGGATCTTTGTTGGCTGTTCCCCGTTTAAGAAAGCATACCGCATATGGGTCGAATCAAAGAGGAAAATTGAAGTCAGCCGAAATGTAGTTGTTGACGAATCAAACAACCTACCACTGATGCCCGATGCTCTACAATCAACTTCCCAGTCTACCCCCTTCGATCTTTTCCTCCCGCCGTGAAATATGGGCGAAACTAATGAGCAGCCCGTGGAAACTGAAGTTCAAACCCAAGGCTCTGCTGAGGCCCCTATGGAAGCAGAGGAGATGCCTGATGAACAAGAGTTGAATGAACGTGAACATGAACGTCCACCAGAGGTAACATTCATTAATGAAATCAGAGAAGATCCAAACAACATTCTAAATTTCCGACAGGAAGCACAGGCTGACTTACCACTCTATCGCCCACTACCACGGCGCTCGGAACGCACTCCAGCCTACACTCAAGCTTTCCTGGACTGGAGAAGGTCTATCTCAAAAGATGGCCCCAATCCCGATCTGAATTTTCGAATGGAAGCCCTGTCCATAGCAAACTCCATTGAGCCCTACGAACCTCATACTCTCAAGGAGGCAATGTCATCCGAACAAGCGGAGCTGTGGAAAGTGGCGGCAGAAGACGAATAAAAATCGCTGATGG
This region includes:
- the LOC124335989 gene encoding uncharacterized protein LOC124335989: MGETNEQPVETEVQTQGSAEAPMEAEEMPDEQELNEREHERPPEEAQADLPLYRPLPRRSERTPAYTQAFLDWRRSISKDGPNPDLNFRMEALSIANSIEPYEPHTLKEAMSSEQAELWKVAAEDE
- the LOC124337673 gene encoding uncharacterized protein LOC124337673, which translates into the protein MATSPLKDVGHLTKFDGTNFTRWQQGLMLILEQHELLPIINGTEVKPSEIITDYTVKNAKAISNWCRKACTVRNYIYATITDELRDTLCTSTTAADMYQREEEAIAELDQNANNVATRDGAFASSNSGAHQNSERAFNSNRYNRPAPYHVPRGTQQGRRGGYQGGRGNARGFRGHFRGSRGGGHQNNNLCSYCGLGPHKVENCRNRINDGATIPTNGSANLSQVQQNLNQEQRDDHTDYTYASSTYGVDFETYGFVADSGASQHMTDKRSILINFKPYEEGAHTVVGIGNTRLAVKGKGDVEVVNTAGVSLLLTDCLLVPGLGMNLFSISTATTKGIEAVFIHDTVHFYRNGNLEMEGQRASEKLYYLNVVVKINRRLHTLLSVALIPSQSGIKDSVTPTIGRSLTW